The following proteins are co-located in the Streptomyces sp. NBC_01198 genome:
- a CDS encoding pyridoxine/pyridoxamine 5'-phosphate oxidase: MSDLRELLRGLDVFSGDLPEFDLDALPADPRELFLDWLLDAVRAGVREPHAMTLSTLGADGDPSARVLIVKDVSPDGWHFAADAGSPKGRELAGHPAAALTFYWSPLARQVRVRGRVTAGAGDTGAADFLARSPGARAEALLGRQSTPLPDLATRDAAVRAAAARIAREPGRVAPGWTLYTLRPDSVEFWQGDRDRRHTRVDYTRTDDGWKRGLLWP; encoded by the coding sequence GTGTCCGATCTCCGCGAACTGCTGCGCGGACTGGACGTGTTCTCGGGCGATCTGCCGGAGTTCGACCTCGACGCGCTGCCCGCCGACCCGCGGGAGCTGTTCCTCGACTGGCTGCTCGACGCCGTACGGGCCGGGGTGCGCGAACCGCACGCCATGACCCTGTCCACGCTCGGCGCCGACGGCGATCCGTCGGCCCGGGTCCTCATCGTCAAGGACGTCTCCCCCGACGGCTGGCATTTCGCCGCCGACGCGGGCAGCCCCAAGGGGCGCGAGCTGGCCGGGCACCCGGCTGCGGCGCTCACCTTCTACTGGTCCCCGCTGGCCCGCCAGGTCCGGGTACGCGGCCGGGTCACCGCGGGCGCCGGCGACACCGGCGCGGCGGACTTCCTGGCCCGCTCCCCCGGCGCCCGCGCCGAGGCGCTGCTCGGCCGGCAGAGCACCCCGCTCCCCGACCTGGCGACCAGGGACGCGGCCGTCCGCGCGGCCGCCGCCCGGATCGCGCGCGAGCCGGGCCGGGTCGCACCCGGCTGGACGCTCTACACCCTGCGGCCGGACAGCGTGGAGTTCTGGCAGGGCGACCGCGACCGCCGGCACACCCGGGTCGACTACACGCGCACGGACGACGGATGGAAGCGGGGACTGCTGTGGCCGTGA
- a CDS encoding DUF397 domain-containing protein has protein sequence MADSTTGQPLANGKKPQLDLTDADWLSSSQGTGDVQIAFVEGYIAMRDGRHPDGPALIFTPAEWRAFVLGARDGEFDLT, from the coding sequence GTGGCGGATAGCACCACAGGACAGCCGTTGGCCAACGGGAAGAAGCCCCAACTGGATCTGACGGATGCGGACTGGCTGTCCAGCAGCCAGGGCACCGGAGATGTGCAGATCGCCTTCGTCGAGGGCTACATCGCGATGCGGGACGGACGCCACCCCGACGGTCCCGCGCTGATCTTCACCCCCGCCGAGTGGCGTGCCTTCGTTCTCGGCGCGCGGGACGGCGAGTTCGACCTCACCTGA
- a CDS encoding alpha/beta fold hydrolase — translation MSDVHEYQVNGLRLVCDVAGPAGGPPLLLLHALGENRGSWSAVAAALAADGRRTVAPDLRGHGDSDHPGDYAFEAMRDDVCALLDALAIDEVDIVAHSLGTFPASLVAMDRPSAVRRLVLEEGPLPFPAEPPREVPAGPGPDPVPYDWRVVADVARQRNAPAARHWDGLAEITAPTLLIAGGPSSHLRQDQLAQVAVRIPGARLTTIEAGHMIHDTRPAEYLSTVREFLRS, via the coding sequence ATGAGTGACGTGCACGAATACCAGGTCAACGGGCTGCGGCTGGTCTGCGACGTGGCGGGCCCCGCCGGCGGTCCGCCGCTGCTGCTCCTGCACGCGCTCGGCGAGAACCGCGGCTCCTGGTCGGCGGTCGCCGCCGCCCTGGCCGCGGACGGCCGGCGCACCGTCGCTCCCGACCTGCGCGGCCACGGCGACAGCGACCACCCGGGCGACTACGCGTTCGAGGCGATGCGGGACGACGTCTGCGCGCTGCTCGACGCGCTCGCCATCGACGAGGTCGACATCGTGGCCCACTCGCTCGGCACGTTCCCGGCCTCGCTGGTCGCGATGGACCGGCCCTCGGCCGTGCGGCGCCTGGTTTTGGAGGAGGGCCCGCTGCCCTTCCCCGCCGAGCCGCCCCGCGAGGTGCCCGCGGGACCCGGCCCCGACCCCGTTCCCTACGACTGGCGGGTCGTCGCCGACGTCGCCCGGCAGCGCAACGCGCCCGCCGCGCGGCACTGGGACGGCCTGGCGGAGATCACCGCGCCCACCCTGCTCATCGCCGGCGGCCCGAGCAGCCACCTCCGCCAGGACCAGCTCGCCCAGGTCGCCGTCCGCATCCCGGGCGCGCGACTCACCACGATCGAGGCGGGCCACATGATCCACGACACGCGCCCGGCGGAGTACCTGTCCACCGTCCGCGAATTCCTCCGGTCCTAG
- a CDS encoding isochorismatase family protein, producing MIDLMDRIVALPLAPLPGPAVLAAATDLAGAFRRAGAPVVAVRGQRPGPAEQPAGSGLAEGVVHDGDIVVVKHTIGAFQGTDLDERLRALGVDTLVMAGVATNLGVESTARAAADLGYRLVFAEDAMSGLTAAEHRAAVSLDFPRFGTVVTAAEVEFAAA from the coding sequence ATGATCGACCTCATGGACCGGATCGTGGCCTTACCCCTCGCGCCGCTCCCGGGCCCCGCGGTGCTCGCCGCCGCGACGGACCTGGCCGGCGCCTTCCGCCGCGCGGGCGCCCCGGTGGTGGCCGTCCGCGGGCAGCGCCCCGGGCCCGCCGAGCAGCCGGCCGGCAGCGGCCTGGCCGAAGGGGTCGTCCACGACGGCGACATCGTCGTCGTCAAACACACCATCGGCGCCTTCCAGGGCACCGACCTGGACGAGCGGCTGCGCGCGCTCGGCGTCGACACCCTGGTGATGGCCGGTGTCGCCACCAACCTGGGCGTGGAGTCCACCGCGCGGGCCGCCGCCGACCTCGGCTACCGGCTGGTCTTCGCGGAGGACGCCATGTCGGGTCTGACCGCGGCGGAGCACCGGGCCGCGGTCTCGCTGGACTTCCCGCGATTCGGCACTGTGGTCACGGCGGCGGAGGTGGAATTCGCCGCCGCGTGA
- a CDS encoding PTS-dependent dihydroxyacetone kinase phosphotransferase subunit DhaM, whose product MSAPLVGVVLVSHSAQVASAVADLAVGLTGGAGDVPVAPAGGGPDGGLGTSSDLISAAARSVDRGSGVAVLADLGSAVLTVKALLADDELPAGARLVDAPFLEGAVAAVVTASTGADLDAVAAAAADAYTYRKT is encoded by the coding sequence ATGAGCGCCCCGCTGGTCGGAGTGGTGCTGGTCTCGCACAGCGCCCAGGTCGCCTCCGCCGTCGCGGACCTGGCGGTGGGCCTCACCGGGGGCGCTGGCGACGTCCCGGTGGCCCCGGCGGGCGGCGGACCGGACGGCGGCCTCGGCACCAGCTCCGACCTGATCTCCGCCGCGGCCCGCTCGGTGGACCGCGGGTCGGGCGTGGCGGTGCTCGCCGACCTGGGCAGCGCCGTCCTCACCGTCAAGGCGCTGCTGGCCGACGACGAACTCCCCGCGGGGGCACGGCTGGTGGACGCCCCCTTCCTGGAGGGCGCGGTCGCCGCGGTGGTCACCGCCTCGACCGGCGCCGACCTGGACGCGGTGGCCGCGGCGGCTGCGGACGCGTACACCTACCGCAAGACCTGA
- a CDS encoding DUF4865 family protein, with product MHAMNYRITLPADYDMTIIRDRVAAKGHLLDDFPGLGQKAYLIRERGVHGSPVNQYTPFYLWNTAEGMNSFLWGPGFQGLVNDFGRPVVEHWTGVGFVRGPSFRAEPRAAARRSEPVAPGEDPAAVISRALAELTATATRPGLHSAALLVDPRHWELLRFTLWQDAAPEAAGEERHEVLHLSRPGLDDIRTGRHW from the coding sequence GTGCATGCGATGAACTACCGGATCACCCTGCCCGCCGACTACGACATGACGATCATCCGCGACCGGGTGGCGGCCAAGGGCCACCTGCTGGACGACTTCCCCGGGCTCGGCCAGAAGGCCTACCTGATCCGGGAGCGGGGCGTGCACGGTTCGCCGGTCAACCAGTACACGCCCTTCTACCTCTGGAACACCGCGGAAGGCATGAACAGCTTCCTGTGGGGACCCGGATTCCAGGGCCTCGTCAACGACTTCGGGCGTCCGGTGGTGGAGCACTGGACAGGCGTCGGCTTCGTCCGCGGCCCGTCCTTCCGGGCCGAGCCACGGGCGGCGGCCCGCCGTTCCGAGCCGGTCGCGCCGGGCGAGGACCCGGCGGCGGTGATCTCCCGGGCCCTGGCGGAGCTGACCGCCACGGCCACCCGTCCCGGACTGCACTCGGCCGCGCTGCTGGTCGACCCGCGGCACTGGGAACTGCTGCGCTTCACGCTGTGGCAGGACGCGGCACCCGAGGCTGCCGGCGAGGAGCGGCACGAGGTGCTGCATCTGTCCAGGCCGGGACTGGACGACATCAGGACGGGACGGCACTGGTGA
- a CDS encoding maleylpyruvate isomerase family mycothiol-dependent enzyme, translating to MTDQTHTEHVDLQAALAAGQAGLRALLGGLTEDAARAPSALPGWTRGHVLTHIEGVARALARQARYALRGTVVDVYDGGRPARDAAIEAGHGRSAAQLAAGVEDALDEAEASWSGVGPDDWQRPVTYRDGTLRTAGLAWWREVEIHTSDALLGAGPDRWPPQLCFHLLDFLSVRVPYGTAVTLTAVDADRSWTLGEGRPVAVGGRLTDLAAWLAGRPPQQPLTGDPLPVLGSWP from the coding sequence GTGACGGATCAGACGCACACCGAACACGTCGACCTGCAGGCCGCGCTGGCGGCCGGCCAGGCCGGCCTGCGCGCGCTGCTCGGCGGCCTCACCGAGGACGCCGCCCGCGCCCCGAGCGCGCTGCCGGGCTGGACCCGCGGCCATGTGCTCACCCACATCGAGGGAGTCGCGCGGGCGCTGGCCCGGCAGGCGCGCTACGCGCTGCGCGGCACGGTGGTCGACGTCTACGACGGCGGCCGGCCGGCCCGTGACGCGGCGATCGAGGCCGGACACGGCCGCAGCGCTGCGCAGTTGGCCGCCGGGGTGGAGGACGCGCTGGACGAGGCCGAGGCGTCCTGGTCCGGTGTCGGACCCGACGACTGGCAGCGGCCGGTGACCTACCGCGACGGCACCCTGCGCACCGCGGGGCTGGCCTGGTGGCGGGAAGTGGAGATCCACACCTCGGACGCGCTGCTGGGCGCCGGCCCCGACCGCTGGCCGCCGCAACTGTGCTTCCACCTGCTGGACTTCCTGTCCGTGCGGGTGCCGTACGGGACCGCGGTGACGTTGACCGCGGTGGACGCGGACCGCTCCTGGACGCTGGGCGAGGGCCGGCCGGTGGCGGTCGGCGGCAGGCTCACCGATCTGGCGGCCTGGCTGGCCGGGCGGCCGCCGCAGCAGCCGCTGACCGGCGATCCGCTGCCAGTGCTGGGCAGTTGGCCGTAA
- a CDS encoding TetR/AcrR family transcriptional regulator, which yields METSERLIESAQELLWERGYVGTSPKAIQERAAAGQGSMYHHFRGKPDLAVAAMRRSAAQLRAQAEAQLTTGRTAVEKATGYLLRERDALRGCRVGRMAMDPDVVASPQLREPVRETFDWLTGRLTAVIADGIESGELRPGIEPGDTAAMIVAVVQGGYVLARAADAQEPFDRAVRGAVALLAAQAVTPAEADAGAARASRPTADA from the coding sequence ATGGAGACGTCGGAACGGTTGATCGAGAGCGCCCAGGAACTGCTCTGGGAGCGCGGCTACGTCGGTACCAGTCCGAAGGCCATCCAGGAGCGGGCCGCCGCCGGGCAGGGCAGCATGTACCACCACTTCCGCGGCAAGCCGGACCTCGCGGTGGCGGCGATGCGCCGCAGCGCCGCCCAGCTGCGCGCCCAGGCCGAGGCCCAACTGACCACCGGCCGCACGGCGGTGGAGAAGGCCACCGGCTATCTGCTGCGCGAGCGCGACGCGCTGCGCGGCTGCCGGGTCGGGCGGATGGCGATGGACCCCGACGTCGTCGCCAGCCCGCAGCTGCGCGAGCCGGTCAGGGAGACCTTCGACTGGCTGACCGGCCGCCTCACGGCGGTCATCGCCGACGGCATCGAGAGCGGCGAACTGCGGCCGGGCATCGAGCCGGGGGACACCGCCGCGATGATCGTCGCCGTCGTCCAGGGCGGTTATGTCCTGGCCCGCGCCGCCGACGCGCAGGAGCCCTTCGACCGGGCGGTGCGCGGCGCGGTGGCACTGCTCGCCGCGCAGGCCGTGACCCCGGCCGAGGCTGATGCCGGAGCCGCGCGCGCCTCCCGGCCGACCGCCGACGCCTGA
- a CDS encoding serine/threonine-protein kinase: protein MAAGDHRNHQEQDGAAAEHSTLIQGRYRLHELIGRGGMGEVWRALDESLGRRVAVKCLKPAGQARDAGFTRILQERFRREARVAAALQHRGITVVHDFGEHDGVLYLVMELLDGRNLLQVLDDARRHPLPVPDIIDIAEQVASALAYTHAQGIVHRDLKPANIVRLSDGAVKICDFGIARLGHDIGFTSRLTGTGVAMGTPHYMSPEQIGASGEVDHRSDLYSLGCVLYELATGAPPFDLGDTWAILVGHRDNVPEPPRARRPELPVDLERLILDLLAKAPDDRPQDAADVGGRLKALLAGTSSLHEATGAAPAAGTAGRSGELPGWARQLTTGTAAASTRPRHTVNAPRHELTGAWSTRGLQAEPRPGVLTELADRHAEGIDLARVGNWRQAYDLHTAVAAARDHAQGTDHPDTLDSRYEAAYCLTGLGRTEEALQLYAYVGETRARVLGPDHLDTLAARHEAAYALGVLGRHLEAHQEYAEVLAARIRTAGPDDPDTLQCKHNLAFNLGRLGRTAEAHAMAVEVAEARTRVLGAEHPQTLVTRFEVGHMLGTSRHWAEALDVYREVAAVRTRVLGADHPDTLAVDYEIGICLGRLGRSAEALTLYETLVEARTRTAGSADAETLRARHALGVNLGRLGHWERALAEARDVAAVRERVLGHVHPDTLVSKREIAVGLGWLGRWAGALTVYHEVADAREQVLGAAHPDTLTSRNDEAQCLEQLGRSAEAQILYDRVAAQQNGPQRL, encoded by the coding sequence ATGGCGGCGGGAGATCACCGGAACCACCAGGAGCAGGACGGCGCGGCGGCGGAGCACAGCACCCTCATCCAGGGCCGCTACCGGCTGCATGAGCTGATCGGGCGGGGCGGCATGGGCGAGGTCTGGCGCGCCCTGGACGAGTCGCTGGGCCGCAGGGTCGCGGTGAAGTGCCTCAAACCCGCGGGGCAGGCCAGGGACGCCGGATTCACCCGCATCCTGCAGGAGCGCTTCCGGCGCGAGGCCCGGGTCGCCGCGGCACTGCAGCACCGCGGCATCACCGTCGTCCACGACTTCGGCGAGCACGACGGCGTGCTCTACCTGGTGATGGAGCTGCTCGACGGCCGCAATCTGCTCCAGGTGCTCGACGACGCCCGCCGGCACCCGCTGCCCGTCCCCGACATCATCGACATCGCGGAGCAGGTCGCCTCCGCCCTCGCGTACACCCACGCCCAGGGCATCGTCCACCGCGACCTGAAACCGGCCAACATCGTCAGGCTCAGCGACGGCGCGGTGAAGATCTGCGACTTCGGCATCGCCCGGCTCGGCCACGACATCGGCTTCACCTCGCGGCTGACCGGCACCGGCGTGGCCATGGGCACCCCGCACTACATGTCGCCCGAGCAGATCGGCGCCTCCGGTGAGGTCGACCACCGCAGCGACCTGTACTCGCTGGGCTGCGTCCTCTACGAACTCGCCACCGGCGCACCGCCGTTCGACCTCGGCGACACATGGGCGATCCTGGTCGGCCACCGTGACAACGTGCCGGAGCCGCCGCGGGCCCGGCGGCCGGAGCTGCCGGTCGACCTGGAGCGCCTCATCCTCGACCTGCTCGCCAAGGCACCCGACGACCGCCCGCAGGACGCCGCCGACGTCGGCGGCCGGCTCAAGGCGCTGCTGGCGGGCACGAGCAGCCTGCACGAAGCCACCGGCGCGGCCCCCGCGGCGGGCACAGCCGGCCGGTCCGGGGAACTGCCCGGCTGGGCGCGGCAGTTGACCACGGGCACGGCGGCCGCCTCGACCCGCCCCCGGCACACCGTGAACGCGCCCCGCCACGAGCTGACCGGAGCCTGGTCCACCCGCGGCCTGCAGGCTGAGCCGCGCCCCGGGGTGCTCACCGAGCTGGCCGACCGGCACGCGGAGGGTATCGACCTCGCCCGGGTCGGGAACTGGCGACAGGCCTACGACCTGCACACCGCGGTCGCCGCCGCCCGTGACCACGCCCAGGGCACCGACCACCCCGACACGCTGGACAGCCGCTACGAGGCCGCGTACTGCCTCACCGGACTCGGCCGCACCGAGGAGGCGCTGCAGCTCTACGCCTACGTCGGCGAGACCCGCGCCCGGGTGCTCGGCCCCGACCACCTCGACACGCTGGCCGCCCGGCACGAGGCCGCGTACGCGCTCGGCGTGCTCGGCCGCCACCTGGAGGCCCACCAGGAGTACGCCGAGGTGCTGGCCGCGAGGATCCGCACCGCGGGCCCCGACGACCCCGACACCCTGCAGTGCAAGCACAACCTCGCCTTCAACCTGGGCCGGCTCGGCCGTACCGCCGAGGCGCACGCCATGGCCGTGGAGGTCGCCGAGGCCCGCACCCGGGTGCTCGGCGCGGAGCACCCGCAGACCCTGGTCACCCGCTTCGAGGTCGGCCACATGCTCGGCACGTCCCGCCACTGGGCGGAGGCGCTCGACGTCTACCGCGAGGTGGCCGCGGTCAGGACCCGGGTGCTCGGCGCCGACCACCCCGACACGCTCGCGGTGGACTACGAGATCGGCATCTGCCTGGGCCGGCTCGGCCGCAGCGCCGAGGCGCTGACCCTCTACGAGACCCTGGTCGAGGCCAGGACGAGGACCGCGGGCTCCGCCGACGCCGAGACGCTGCGCGCCAGGCACGCCCTCGGCGTCAACCTCGGGCGGCTCGGCCACTGGGAGCGGGCGCTCGCCGAGGCCCGTGACGTGGCCGCGGTGCGCGAGCGCGTCCTCGGCCACGTCCACCCGGACACGCTGGTCAGCAAGCGGGAGATCGCCGTGGGCCTGGGCTGGCTGGGCCGCTGGGCCGGCGCGCTCACCGTCTACCACGAGGTCGCCGACGCACGCGAACAGGTCCTCGGGGCTGCCCACCCGGACACCCTCACCAGCCGCAACGACGAGGCCCAGTGCCTGGAGCAGCTCGGCCGCAGCGCCGAGGCGCAGATCCTCTACGACCGCGTCGCCGCCCAGCAGAACGGCCCGCAGCGTCTGTGA
- a CDS encoding carboxymuconolactone decarboxylase family protein, which produces MEKAAIDREAGYRLMGQLAGPETVERTLAALDALAPGFPDWIVTSLFGGTYQRDGLELRDRQIATLAALTALGGVELQLEDHVRNSLRIGVEAREIVEVMVHLAPYVGVPKALAGLRVAAAVLREQQEPA; this is translated from the coding sequence ATGGAGAAGGCGGCGATCGACCGCGAGGCGGGCTACCGGCTGATGGGGCAGCTCGCGGGCCCGGAGACCGTCGAGCGCACGCTCGCCGCGCTCGACGCCCTGGCACCCGGCTTCCCCGACTGGATCGTGACCAGCCTCTTCGGCGGCACCTACCAGCGCGACGGGCTGGAGCTGCGGGACCGGCAGATCGCCACCCTGGCCGCGCTCACCGCCCTCGGCGGGGTGGAGCTGCAGCTGGAGGACCATGTGCGCAACAGCCTGCGGATCGGCGTCGAGGCACGGGAGATCGTCGAGGTGATGGTGCATCTGGCGCCGTATGTCGGGGTGCCGAAGGCGCTGGCCGGGCTGCGGGTCGCGGCGGCGGTGCTCCGCGAGCAGCAGGAGCCGGCATGA
- a CDS encoding phosphotriesterase family protein, which translates to MSAVRTVLGDVDPGALGVCDVHDHLFLRSPALPGPPLDDPAEAAGRLGGFRALGGGALAQWTPFGMGRRVAEVVAASRATGVHLIAATGLHQEVHYDPEVLRRLRGGDRLAAFFVAELTEGMIAGDDPDGPRSAVPAGMIKVAGMFHTLDDHTRWVMTAAAQAHHATGAPIGIHHELGTSAVDVLALLHGDLAVPARSLLLGHLNRFPDPGVHRELAAAGAYLAFDGPSRAYHATDPWLVDSLVALAAAGHTEQLLLGADTTSPGAGPGAPYLLRTLRPRLIRELGEGPADTVFRANPSRALSAPWPTPGAPS; encoded by the coding sequence ATGAGCGCGGTGCGCACGGTGCTGGGCGACGTCGACCCCGGGGCGCTCGGAGTGTGCGACGTCCACGACCACCTCTTCCTGCGCAGCCCCGCGCTGCCCGGGCCGCCGCTCGACGACCCGGCGGAGGCCGCCGGCCGGCTCGGCGGCTTCCGCGCGCTCGGCGGCGGGGCGCTGGCGCAGTGGACGCCGTTCGGGATGGGGCGGAGGGTCGCGGAGGTCGTCGCCGCCTCGCGTGCCACCGGGGTGCACCTGATCGCCGCGACCGGGCTGCACCAGGAGGTCCACTACGACCCCGAGGTGCTGCGGCGGCTGCGCGGCGGCGACCGCCTGGCGGCCTTCTTCGTCGCGGAGCTCACCGAGGGGATGATCGCCGGGGACGATCCGGACGGCCCCCGGAGCGCTGTCCCGGCGGGGATGATCAAGGTCGCCGGGATGTTCCACACCCTCGACGACCACACCCGGTGGGTCATGACGGCGGCGGCGCAGGCACATCACGCCACCGGGGCGCCGATCGGCATCCACCACGAGCTGGGCACCTCGGCGGTGGACGTGCTCGCCCTGCTGCACGGTGATCTCGCAGTGCCCGCGCGGAGCCTGCTGCTCGGCCATCTGAACCGCTTCCCCGATCCGGGGGTGCACCGGGAGCTGGCCGCCGCCGGGGCGTATCTGGCCTTCGACGGGCCGAGCAGGGCGTATCACGCCACCGATCCCTGGCTGGTGGACAGCCTGGTCGCCCTCGCGGCCGCGGGCCACACCGAGCAGCTGCTGCTCGGCGCGGACACCACGTCGCCGGGGGCGGGCCCCGGCGCGCCCTACCTGCTGCGGACCCTGCGCCCCCGGCTGATCCGCGAGCTGGGCGAGGGCCCGGCCGACACCGTCTTCCGCGCGAACCCGTCCCGGGCCCTGTCCGCACCATGGCCCACGCCGGGCGCCCCGTCGTGA
- the dhaL gene encoding dihydroxyacetone kinase subunit DhaL, with translation MNANPDPETPVDAAFLRRWLELATGSLERESARLTELDSPIGDADHGTNMRRGFVAARKAVEQEPPETPGAVLVLMGRTLISTVGGASGPLYGTLLRRAGKDLGDEQAVSAARLRDALRAGVDGVAALGGAVPGDKTMLDALLPGLDALTGALDAGGGAAEAFAAASAAADEGATATIPLRARKGRASYLGERSVGHQDPGATSSALLLAALADTARGDG, from the coding sequence ATGAACGCAAACCCCGACCCCGAGACACCGGTCGACGCCGCCTTCCTGCGCCGCTGGCTGGAGCTGGCCACCGGCAGCCTGGAGCGGGAGTCGGCCCGGCTGACCGAGCTGGACTCCCCCATCGGTGACGCCGACCACGGGACGAACATGCGCCGCGGCTTCGTGGCGGCCCGCAAGGCGGTCGAGCAGGAGCCGCCGGAGACGCCCGGCGCCGTGCTGGTGCTGATGGGCCGGACGCTGATCAGCACGGTCGGCGGCGCGTCAGGGCCGCTGTACGGCACGCTGCTGCGGCGGGCCGGCAAGGACCTGGGCGACGAGCAGGCGGTGTCGGCGGCCCGGCTGCGGGACGCGCTGCGGGCCGGCGTCGACGGGGTGGCGGCGCTGGGCGGCGCGGTGCCGGGCGACAAGACCATGCTGGACGCGCTGCTGCCGGGCCTGGACGCGCTGACCGGCGCCCTGGACGCGGGCGGCGGTGCGGCGGAGGCCTTCGCCGCCGCGTCGGCCGCGGCCGACGAGGGCGCCACGGCGACCATCCCGCTGCGGGCCCGCAAGGGTCGCGCGAGCTATCTGGGCGAGCGCAGCGTCGGGCACCAGGACCCGGGGGCGACCTCGTCGGCGCTGCTGCTCGCGGCGCTGGCCGACACCGCGCGGGGGGACGGATGA
- the dhaK gene encoding dihydroxyacetone kinase subunit DhaK: MKMLINVAENVVADALRGFAAAHPDLTVDVERRVIVRRGAPYEGKVGLVSGGGSGHEPLHGGFVGKGMLDAACPGEVFTSPVPDQMVRAAAAVDSGAGVLFIVKNYTGDVLNFQMAAELAEDEGVQVVSVLVDDDVAVTDSLYTAGRRGTGATLFVEKIAGAAAEEGAPLDTVASLARRVNAASRTFGVALSACSTPSKGGPTFDLPDGELELGVGIHGEPGRERRAMMTSGEIADVTVEAVVSDLKPDGPVLVLVNGMGATPLLELYGFNAEVQRALAERRVPVARTLVGNYVTSLDMAGASVTICQADEELLRLWDAPVSTPGLRWGC, from the coding sequence ATGAAGATGCTGATCAACGTCGCCGAGAACGTGGTCGCCGATGCGCTGCGCGGTTTCGCCGCCGCACATCCGGACCTGACCGTCGATGTCGAACGCCGGGTGATCGTGCGGCGCGGTGCGCCGTACGAGGGCAAGGTCGGACTGGTCTCCGGCGGAGGTTCCGGGCACGAACCCCTGCACGGCGGATTCGTCGGCAAGGGCATGCTGGACGCGGCCTGTCCCGGTGAGGTCTTCACCTCACCGGTGCCCGACCAGATGGTCAGGGCGGCGGCGGCCGTGGACAGCGGCGCCGGAGTGCTCTTCATCGTGAAGAACTACACCGGTGACGTGCTGAACTTCCAGATGGCCGCCGAGCTGGCCGAGGACGAGGGCGTGCAGGTCGTCAGCGTCCTGGTGGACGACGACGTGGCCGTCACCGACAGCCTCTACACCGCGGGCCGCCGCGGCACCGGCGCGACGCTCTTCGTGGAGAAGATCGCCGGCGCGGCCGCGGAGGAGGGCGCGCCGCTGGACACGGTGGCGTCGCTGGCCCGCCGGGTGAACGCCGCCTCCCGCACCTTCGGGGTGGCGCTCAGCGCGTGCAGCACCCCCTCCAAGGGCGGCCCGACCTTCGACCTGCCGGACGGCGAGCTGGAGCTGGGCGTCGGCATCCACGGCGAGCCCGGGCGCGAGCGGCGGGCCATGATGACCTCAGGCGAGATCGCCGACGTCACCGTGGAAGCGGTGGTCTCCGACCTCAAGCCGGACGGCCCGGTGCTCGTCCTGGTCAACGGGATGGGCGCGACGCCGCTGCTTGAGCTCTACGGCTTCAACGCCGAGGTGCAGCGGGCGCTCGCCGAGCGGCGGGTCCCGGTGGCCCGCACCCTGGTCGGCAACTACGTGACCTCGCTGGACATGGCGGGCGCCTCGGTGACGATCTGCCAGGCCGACGAGGAACTGCTGCGGCTGTGGGACGCCCCGGTCTCGACCCCGGGCCTGCGCTGGGGCTGCTGA